TGAATCAATCCATTGTGGGTGATACGGCAGTTGTGAACTTATTGTCTCGGAGCCATGGTCATGCCATTGGCGCATCGACGCAGTGGACGGGTGCTTCTAATGTCAATGATGCCACGGCAAAGTCAGCCATTCACAGTGATCAGTTGGTTATTCAATATATTCCGCAATATATTTTGGACGATAAAGGTACACCAAGTCAGGAGGATGACGAGCTTGTGGGTGGGTTTGATTGTGAGGGAAATGACTTAAATTTCCCAGTCATCAAAAAAGCCACGAGTAATGTGTTTGGTGAACAAGTCATTGTTCAGCGTTATTTTTTGAGAGCCAATCATCAGCAAGTGAATGAGCCGAATAGTGGTTTAGGGCTGGCATGTGATGCAGGTCTTTATGCCCGAAATGGCGATCCTACTGCAATTAGTCATTATGGCGGTGGGGGGGAGGTGATCATGCCACGGGTCGATCATTTCCGAGTGTTACTGAGCATTCAAACCCTCACAAATACTAGACGTTATATTTCAATTAAAGACTATATGGATTTAGTAGACCCTAAACCTCGTATTGTTGCTTTGCAAATTGGTGTGTTGGCAAGATCGCTTGATCATGTAGGGCGCGACTCAGTCATCAAA
This genomic window from Acinetobacter sp. TGL-Y2 contains:
- a CDS encoding PilW family protein, whose protein sequence is MNKQAGLTLIELMLALTLGLLVSASAILMLWTGQKSFSMQQGLANLQDNANFGLNYVTKDIRLANLNTQKSEINDQTAFGGIVLTSSVNAKKDTGVNPAVVLSNLNQSIVGDTAVVNLLSRSHGHAIGASTQWTGASNVNDATAKSAIHSDQLVIQYIPQYILDDKGTPSQEDDELVGGFDCEGNDLNFPVIKKATSNVFGEQVIVQRYFLRANHQQVNEPNSGLGLACDAGLYARNGDPTAISHYGGGGEVIMPRVDHFRVLLSIQTLTNTRRYISIKDYMDLVDPKPRIVALQIGVLARSLDHVGRDSVIKDDQTYKVLDQNVVVKTDQNIHNKYLRKVITQNVALRNALGERGR